A single window of Metallosphaera hakonensis JCM 8857 = DSM 7519 DNA harbors:
- a CDS encoding Lrp/AsnC ligand binding domain-containing protein, with protein MGSLKAYVLLITSIGKEMDVLNELKKLEGVKDGTAVYGEYDAVIEIEGKDLDDINRTISQIRRNPNIIRTVTLISM; from the coding sequence ATGGGAAGTCTAAAAGCATATGTTTTATTAATAACCTCTATTGGAAAAGAAATGGATGTTCTAAATGAATTAAAAAAACTTGAGGGGGTTAAAGATGGAACCGCAGTATACGGGGAATATGATGCGGTGATAGAGATTGAAGGGAAGGACCTCGATGACATAAATAGAACCATAAGTCAGATAAGGAGAAACCCCAACATAATTAGGACTGTGACTCTTATTTCAATGTAA
- the cutC gene encoding glyceraldehyde dehydrogenase subunit gamma → MKVYEKDQKVKITLKVNGKEIETEVEPRRLLVHVLRDLGFTGVHIGCDTSNCGACTVILNGKSVKSCTLLAVEANNAEILTIEGLAKDGKLHPVQEAFWDKHALQCGYCTPGMIMQSVWLLKENPNPTEEEIREGISGNLCRCTGYQNIVEAIKTAAEKLRLDQPLYQRQ, encoded by the coding sequence ATGAAGGTATATGAGAAAGATCAGAAAGTGAAAATCACATTGAAAGTGAATGGAAAAGAAATAGAGACGGAAGTTGAGCCAAGGAGACTTCTAGTTCATGTACTCAGGGATTTGGGATTCACTGGCGTCCACATAGGTTGCGATACTTCCAACTGTGGAGCTTGCACGGTGATTTTGAACGGAAAGAGCGTAAAATCGTGTACCCTACTTGCTGTTGAGGCCAATAATGCGGAGATCTTAACGATAGAGGGTTTAGCTAAGGACGGAAAGTTACATCCAGTTCAAGAGGCCTTTTGGGACAAACATGCCCTACAGTGCGGTTATTGTACTCCAGGAATGATAATGCAGAGCGTGTGGTTACTTAAGGAGAACCCGAATCCAACAGAGGAGGAAATTAGGGAAGGCATCTCGGGGAACCTATGCAGGTGTACCGGCTATCAGAACATAGTTGAAGCAATTAAGACAGCCGCCGAGAAACTTCGTCTAGATCAGCCTCTGTATCAACGTCAATAA
- the cutB gene encoding glyceraldehyde dehydrogenase subunit beta — protein sequence MYPPKFGYVIPDSVNEANEFLEKHEDAKALAGGHSLIPMLKLRILRPSYLVELKGLNELHYIRKEDGKIRIGALTTHYEIVKGNLPLLSQAGSTVADPQVRNMGTIGGVISHLDPAADYPASLMAMDAVVKIKGTSGEREEPFKDFAKDMFSPDLNPGEIVKEVIIPEFPGYTFSYKKLERRAGDYAIVGVAVLLKKDSGVIKDVRIGLTAVNNKAVRAYEAEKILLDKSPDEKLIEEAAEKAMGYANPTSDIRGSAEYKKKMTKVMTKRAILEALNR from the coding sequence ATGTACCCGCCAAAGTTCGGATACGTTATTCCCGACTCTGTAAACGAGGCAAACGAATTCCTAGAGAAACATGAGGATGCAAAGGCATTGGCTGGGGGTCATAGTCTCATTCCCATGCTGAAACTTAGGATACTTAGGCCCTCATATTTAGTTGAATTGAAAGGATTAAATGAACTCCACTACATTAGAAAGGAAGATGGGAAAATTAGGATAGGAGCCCTTACTACCCATTACGAAATTGTCAAGGGTAATTTGCCTCTTCTGAGCCAGGCCGGTTCCACAGTTGCAGACCCTCAGGTAAGAAACATGGGAACCATAGGGGGAGTCATATCCCATCTAGATCCAGCAGCTGACTATCCTGCGTCGTTAATGGCCATGGACGCCGTAGTCAAAATTAAGGGTACTTCCGGTGAGAGAGAGGAACCTTTCAAGGACTTTGCTAAGGATATGTTCTCCCCAGATCTTAATCCTGGGGAAATAGTGAAGGAGGTCATAATCCCTGAATTTCCAGGCTACACTTTCTCGTACAAGAAACTGGAAAGAAGAGCTGGAGATTACGCAATAGTTGGAGTTGCTGTTCTTTTGAAGAAAGACTCTGGTGTGATCAAGGATGTTAGGATCGGGCTAACTGCAGTCAACAACAAAGCTGTGAGAGCATATGAAGCTGAAAAGATCCTACTTGATAAAAGCCCAGATGAGAAATTAATTGAGGAAGCTGCGGAGAAAGCCATGGGATACGCTAATCCCACATCAGATATAAGGGGATCAGCAGAATATAAAAAGAAAATGACAAAGGTTATGACCAAGAGGGCAATATTGGAGGCACTTAACAGGTGA
- a CDS encoding ABC transporter permease has translation MRKEWIDLSRDRKILAVSILLPLLLLPLIGVIIYASVTSQPPTVGIVNNDSLNMPYVKDLENYVKSHGGIVYLNNFSAVPDVEVIFPSSFASNISNIDRIATVREIVLISSQNSAQTIVNDGLYQILYNVSLSRISLLENRSHINVSPVTVREPLQVELGYIKPSKQVTSSSVDRLGQLARVISLILFPAATPVIFFLTDGILGEKERKTLESLLASPIAPIEFISAKLIISMALGALSSLGDLIGLVIFSIFAPFVVGGSAGVTASFSISVVVAYLLMILLTASISLMLLVIIGGSPRNVQIINFLITGFGMLASFSALILNFGSLGSLSFILAIPYVQIVGGLLDGVFGLTNQMIELYVGTLAASILLLIISSRILNPERLLLR, from the coding sequence TTGAGGAAAGAATGGATAGACCTGAGTCGGGATAGGAAGATATTGGCGGTTTCCATATTACTTCCCCTTCTTTTACTTCCTTTGATAGGAGTCATAATCTACGCGTCCGTAACATCACAGCCGCCTACGGTAGGGATAGTGAATAACGATTCCCTAAATATGCCCTATGTAAAGGACTTGGAGAATTACGTCAAAAGTCACGGTGGTATTGTTTACCTAAATAACTTCAGTGCAGTACCAGATGTGGAAGTGATATTCCCCTCATCTTTTGCCTCTAATATTTCAAACATAGATAGGATTGCAACTGTTAGGGAGATAGTGCTTATCTCGTCTCAAAACAGCGCCCAGACCATTGTAAACGATGGTCTTTATCAGATTCTATATAACGTCTCACTTTCCAGGATATCATTGCTGGAGAACAGAAGCCACATTAACGTCAGTCCAGTTACTGTTAGGGAACCGCTACAGGTTGAATTGGGATACATAAAACCAAGTAAACAAGTAACCTCCAGCAGTGTCGACAGGTTAGGGCAATTAGCTAGGGTGATCTCGTTAATTCTTTTCCCTGCAGCGACTCCCGTGATATTTTTCCTCACTGACGGAATCCTTGGGGAGAAAGAGAGGAAGACCCTCGAGTCTCTCTTGGCCTCCCCCATTGCACCAATAGAGTTTATTTCTGCAAAACTTATAATTTCCATGGCTTTAGGAGCTCTTTCCTCTCTCGGAGACCTTATAGGATTGGTAATTTTCTCAATATTTGCTCCCTTTGTAGTTGGTGGAAGTGCTGGGGTTACAGCTAGTTTCTCCATCTCAGTTGTCGTAGCTTACCTTCTGATGATTCTTCTTACTGCATCCATATCGCTCATGTTACTTGTTATCATAGGTGGATCTCCCAGAAACGTACAAATAATTAACTTCCTCATTACTGGGTTCGGTATGCTAGCGTCGTTCTCGGCTTTAATACTGAATTTCGGATCCCTTGGGTCTCTCTCATTTATCCTAGCGATCCCTTACGTTCAGATAGTTGGTGGTTTATTGGATGGGGTCTTCGGTTTAACTAATCAAATGATTGAGCTATACGTCGGTACACTGGCAGCATCAATTCTGCTTCTGATCATTTCGTCTAGAATACTGAACCCTGAGAGGCTCCTACTAAGGTAG
- a CDS encoding (Fe-S)-binding protein, which yields MELIKEVSSTVEKSLKAGSIPICIKSEGLIDVPHVEWSIGYVINYNSPARQIVRCGTIPRDELEDLFSFLKKNQNVLPFPNLQEYTEIEKVILNKFDKDTKVPKYANPIRAEYLEALKCVSCGQCLDSCLAYRTTQDYSRSPPGKFSRLFSGETDFEACFGCMECQDACPVGIKISAVTEALPRLKENKKINTIDTPKISIKIKEKEMKVDTEFRNRPPALLFVGCAAKYDMEGIEGFLQFLLDNGKALSYSPRVKIVDGMCCGYDKYIAGDVEGAKEDVKKIKEIKEKQGLQGVYFLCPEGLYVYNKLSGEQGVLAYELMKDKVNGAVHAGCWARKLGYSADDMECAGSYMTAYHGKLIQMKNKKVFTICPFSTWKFNTTSVYGSFVKSEVVKETTEESETEIGVREEEILETMKEALKTAISTSADDIADRANSWSLGGRSYFVLLSVPVIRKKFTNNLIQRLGTNRDIKSYFLKLVSDQIALQEKADRWSEIINSLDFQELGDELIKMISSSVKLEYESRNLINKPEFRSTIVDDVLKKIVTPAIIQEIIKNVAYI from the coding sequence ATGGAGTTAATTAAGGAAGTTTCCTCAACTGTGGAGAAGTCCTTGAAGGCCGGCTCAATACCAATATGTATAAAGTCAGAAGGTTTAATCGATGTCCCGCATGTTGAGTGGAGTATAGGTTATGTGATAAATTACAATTCACCAGCCAGACAAATTGTTAGATGCGGAACAATTCCAAGGGATGAGTTAGAGGACCTTTTTTCATTTTTAAAGAAGAACCAGAACGTCTTACCGTTCCCTAACTTACAAGAATATACTGAGATTGAGAAAGTAATTTTGAATAAATTCGATAAAGATACTAAAGTTCCTAAATATGCAAATCCAATAAGGGCTGAGTATCTGGAGGCGTTGAAATGTGTGAGTTGTGGTCAATGCCTCGACTCCTGCTTAGCTTATAGGACGACCCAGGATTACTCTAGGTCACCTCCTGGAAAATTCAGCAGGCTGTTCTCTGGAGAAACCGACTTTGAAGCCTGTTTCGGTTGTATGGAGTGTCAGGATGCCTGTCCAGTTGGAATTAAAATCTCAGCCGTGACAGAAGCATTACCAAGGCTGAAGGAGAACAAAAAAATTAACACTATTGATACCCCAAAAATCTCAATTAAAATCAAGGAAAAAGAAATGAAGGTAGACACTGAATTTAGAAACAGACCGCCCGCTCTCCTCTTTGTTGGTTGCGCAGCTAAATATGATATGGAAGGGATAGAAGGTTTCCTACAGTTTTTGCTTGACAACGGGAAAGCCTTGAGTTACTCGCCCAGAGTCAAAATAGTGGATGGAATGTGTTGTGGTTACGACAAGTATATAGCTGGGGATGTGGAGGGAGCTAAAGAGGACGTAAAGAAAATCAAAGAAATAAAGGAAAAACAAGGCCTTCAGGGAGTATACTTTCTATGTCCAGAGGGACTTTACGTTTATAATAAACTCAGCGGAGAACAAGGAGTACTGGCTTACGAGTTAATGAAGGATAAAGTAAACGGTGCAGTTCATGCGGGTTGTTGGGCTAGGAAGCTAGGTTATTCCGCAGATGACATGGAGTGTGCCGGCTCATATATGACAGCCTATCACGGAAAGTTGATTCAAATGAAGAACAAGAAAGTGTTTACTATATGCCCGTTCTCCACTTGGAAGTTTAATACTACATCGGTGTATGGTTCCTTCGTCAAATCAGAGGTAGTAAAGGAGACTACAGAAGAAAGCGAGACCGAGATCGGTGTTAGGGAAGAGGAAATCCTGGAGACCATGAAGGAGGCCCTAAAAACTGCTATATCCACATCTGCAGATGATATAGCGGATAGGGCTAATTCCTGGAGTTTAGGGGGAAGATCATATTTTGTTCTTCTCTCTGTGCCCGTTATAAGAAAGAAATTTACTAATAATCTAATACAGAGATTGGGGACAAATAGGGACATAAAGAGCTATTTCCTCAAGCTAGTTAGCGATCAGATTGCATTACAGGAAAAAGCCGATAGATGGAGCGAGATCATAAACAGTCTGGACTTTCAAGAGCTCGGCGATGAGTTAATTAAGATGATTTCCAGCTCAGTCAAGCTGGAATATGAGTCAAGAAATTTGATAAATAAACCAGAATTTAGGTCTACAATAGTAGACGACGTACTCAAGAAGATAGTAACACCTGCGATCATCCAAGAAATAATAAAGAACGTTGCGTATATATAG
- a CDS encoding GHMP kinase, whose protein sequence is MVNIVIPISVSGIWYPIISQDLERTGSIGLAVILEPFSYATVTEGEGVFINGKSVKIPNIEYLELKLGKVKVQMETSVPLGYGYGISASISLAYALGFSELKGIDRKKAVLLAHESEIVSGNGLGDVVAQYFGRNVVYREKPGFPPHGKIRIFELESDNIYSRPIEAMSTRNIVRTLYLSLNLINEFVREPTIHKFFEVSRKFNESLGFISPYPNSFRKKGLILKLGEPDSNLWIRHRIAQQGAYVE, encoded by the coding sequence ATGGTAAACATTGTAATACCCATCAGTGTTTCTGGAATATGGTACCCTATTATCTCCCAGGACTTGGAAAGAACTGGATCAATTGGTTTGGCAGTAATACTCGAGCCCTTTTCCTATGCCACAGTTACCGAGGGAGAGGGCGTATTTATTAATGGAAAATCTGTAAAAATTCCAAATATAGAGTACTTGGAGTTAAAACTTGGTAAAGTCAAAGTTCAGATGGAAACCAGTGTCCCTTTGGGTTACGGATATGGGATTAGTGCTTCCATAAGTTTGGCCTACGCATTAGGATTCTCGGAGTTAAAGGGTATAGACAGGAAGAAAGCGGTCCTGTTGGCACATGAGAGTGAGATAGTATCAGGAAATGGGTTGGGAGACGTGGTCGCCCAATACTTTGGAAGGAACGTGGTATATAGGGAGAAACCTGGTTTTCCACCCCACGGAAAGATAAGGATATTTGAACTGGAAAGCGACAACATTTACTCAAGGCCCATAGAGGCCATGTCCACAAGGAATATAGTACGGACTCTTTACCTCTCACTTAATCTAATAAACGAGTTCGTAAGGGAGCCTACCATCCACAAGTTCTTTGAGGTTTCGAGGAAATTCAATGAAAGCCTGGGCTTCATTAGTCCGTATCCCAACTCCTTCAGGAAGAAAGGACTAATACTTAAATTAGGAGAACCCGATTCCAACCTATGGATAAGGCACAGGATAGCACAACAAGGAGCATACGTGGAATAG
- a CDS encoding FAD-binding protein → MLLDASIFSRAAAVMGLEPIKKYMVNEEKEVIIGKGTSMSGSILQYIRPKAVIAPSRFEDGSVYKMIENRGSFSRLDVPSGITFKELIDRIAREGLFPALFPIYLAGTVGGFVYTNGSGLGSYKFGYVNFKKPVHETLSRLSKIEILS, encoded by the coding sequence ATGCTATTAGACGCTTCCATCTTCAGTAGAGCTGCAGCTGTCATGGGGCTAGAACCCATAAAAAAGTACATGGTGAATGAGGAGAAGGAAGTGATAATTGGTAAAGGAACCTCAATGTCAGGGTCGATTCTACAGTATATTAGACCAAAGGCCGTGATAGCTCCTTCTCGCTTTGAAGATGGAAGCGTTTATAAAATGATTGAAAATCGGGGTTCCTTTTCTAGACTAGACGTCCCATCTGGAATTACGTTTAAAGAGCTAATAGATAGGATTGCAAGGGAAGGTCTTTTCCCGGCTTTGTTTCCCATTTACCTCGCGGGAACAGTGGGAGGATTTGTATACACCAATGGTTCGGGTTTGGGAAGCTATAAGTTTGGATATGTGAATTTCAAAAAACCAGTGCACGAGACGTTGTCCAGGTTAAGCAAAATTGAAATATTATCGTGA
- a CDS encoding nucleotidyltransferase family protein: protein MIGVLVLAAGEGSRFRGNKLLARINGIPILGYVLRSLPQPRLIVAGKYAAEIIHEFPKEVVMYNPNWREGMSTSIKLGLRYFMDSEGILVALGDMPLITKETVEKILGNFSPDCSAVVPIHQGTWGNPVVLSRELYDEIWKLDGDTGAKKLLKTKNRLCFVECGEEVLIDVDTEADLDEVSRRLS, encoded by the coding sequence ATGATTGGTGTCCTAGTTTTAGCTGCAGGAGAGGGATCTAGGTTCAGGGGCAACAAGTTGCTGGCTAGGATCAATGGTATTCCGATTCTAGGTTACGTCCTGAGAAGTTTACCCCAGCCTAGATTGATTGTGGCTGGAAAATACGCCGCTGAGATCATCCATGAGTTCCCAAAAGAAGTAGTGATGTATAATCCAAACTGGAGAGAAGGTATGTCCACTTCGATTAAACTTGGACTCAGATATTTTATGGACTCGGAAGGAATTCTAGTGGCGTTAGGGGACATGCCCCTAATAACAAAGGAGACTGTGGAGAAGATATTGGGAAACTTTTCTCCTGACTGCTCCGCCGTAGTTCCCATACATCAAGGCACTTGGGGAAATCCTGTCGTATTATCGAGAGAACTTTACGATGAAATATGGAAATTGGACGGGGATACTGGAGCAAAGAAACTGTTAAAAACAAAAAATCGCCTTTGTTTCGTAGAGTGCGGAGAAGAAGTGCTTATTGACGTTGATACAGAGGCTGATCTAGACGAAGTTTCTCGGCGGCTGTCTTAA
- the cobA gene encoding uroporphyrinogen-III C-methyltransferase, whose translation MKGKVVLVGAGPGDPGLITVKGLQMLTTCDVVVYDRLVSEELLKYVKKEAELIYAGKNLGESLSQSNINEILLNKAREGKLVVRLKGGDPYVFGRGEEECSFLHEKGIDCEVIPGVTSAIAAPAYAGIPVTSRWFSSGFAVLTGSKADGSSIDPDYIPKKGTLIIMMGITRVEEVKKALLQVRYPNEPVAIIERGTTPHQRVIECLLENLDICVKKNEISNPAVIVVGETVKLRNKLWNYNKIHGVED comes from the coding sequence ATGAAGGGAAAGGTTGTGCTAGTTGGTGCAGGTCCGGGAGATCCAGGACTTATCACCGTTAAAGGCTTGCAAATGTTGACGACTTGCGACGTAGTTGTATATGATAGACTAGTCTCTGAGGAACTGCTTAAGTATGTAAAAAAAGAGGCTGAGCTAATTTACGCTGGGAAAAACCTGGGGGAATCCTTGAGCCAGTCCAACATTAATGAGATCCTCCTTAACAAGGCTAGGGAGGGTAAACTGGTGGTCAGATTAAAGGGTGGAGATCCATATGTGTTTGGAAGAGGAGAGGAAGAATGTTCTTTTCTTCATGAGAAAGGAATAGATTGCGAAGTCATTCCAGGAGTAACCAGCGCCATAGCGGCTCCAGCCTATGCCGGGATCCCTGTTACCTCTAGATGGTTTTCCTCAGGATTCGCAGTACTAACAGGGTCTAAAGCAGATGGATCAAGTATAGACCCTGACTATATACCTAAGAAGGGAACCCTAATAATTATGATGGGAATAACCAGGGTCGAAGAAGTTAAGAAGGCTCTGCTCCAGGTTAGATATCCTAACGAACCCGTAGCCATTATAGAGAGAGGCACGACTCCCCATCAAAGAGTCATCGAATGCCTTTTAGAAAATTTAGATATATGCGTAAAGAAGAATGAAATTTCTAACCCTGCAGTGATTGTCGTAGGTGAAACAGTTAAGTTAAGAAATAAATTGTGGAACTACAATAAGATACATGGCGTAGAAGATTGA
- the panB gene encoding 3-methyl-2-oxobutanoate hydroxymethyltransferase, whose translation MQKITIKDFLKKKGKEKIVMLTVYDYSMAKILNETKIDAFLVGDSLGMNVLGFPSTLQVTMEHMIHHTRAVARATPRQMIIADMPFMSYEPSNEVAVNNAGTLAREGADAVKLEGGVEVQERVREIVKFGVPVMGHIGLTPQRYLTLGGYRTIKDENKLVSDALALEEAGVFSLVIENVYAEIAKKITEKVSVPTICIGAGPHCDGQVLVIHDFLGLGEISPYFARKYLDLKTEIHEAVEKYVNDVKSGTFPGKENYKSKES comes from the coding sequence ATGCAAAAAATAACTATCAAAGATTTCCTGAAAAAGAAGGGGAAAGAAAAGATAGTCATGTTAACAGTTTACGATTATTCCATGGCGAAGATATTAAATGAGACCAAGATAGATGCGTTCCTTGTAGGGGATTCCCTAGGGATGAATGTTCTAGGCTTCCCTTCAACTCTTCAGGTGACTATGGAGCATATGATCCATCACACCAGAGCCGTCGCGAGAGCCACCCCAAGGCAAATGATAATTGCCGACATGCCTTTCATGAGCTATGAGCCGTCAAACGAAGTCGCAGTGAATAATGCTGGGACTCTGGCGAGAGAAGGGGCTGATGCAGTGAAGTTGGAAGGTGGGGTTGAGGTGCAGGAGAGGGTTAGAGAGATAGTCAAATTTGGAGTTCCGGTTATGGGCCATATTGGGCTGACACCTCAGAGATATCTAACATTGGGAGGGTATAGGACTATAAAGGACGAGAACAAGCTCGTATCTGACGCCCTAGCTTTGGAGGAGGCTGGAGTTTTCTCTCTTGTGATTGAAAATGTATACGCTGAAATAGCTAAGAAAATTACCGAGAAGGTTTCGGTTCCTACTATCTGCATTGGGGCAGGTCCTCATTGTGATGGTCAGGTTTTAGTAATTCATGACTTTTTGGGACTCGGAGAGATCTCGCCGTATTTTGCTAGGAAATATCTAGATCTGAAGACTGAAATCCATGAAGCCGTAGAGAAATACGTTAATGACGTTAAGTCCGGTACCTTTCCAGGAAAGGAGAACTACAAGTCCAAGGAAAGCTGA
- a CDS encoding ribbon-helix-helix protein, CopG family produces MRVITFKAEEDLLELLDRYAIRYGLNRSEAIRKAIEKMVKEEMSKETVPVARVERMKL; encoded by the coding sequence ATGAGAGTAATAACATTCAAGGCAGAAGAGGATTTACTTGAGCTGCTGGATAGGTATGCAATAAGGTACGGCTTGAACAGAAGTGAGGCCATTAGAAAGGCCATCGAAAAAATGGTTAAGGAGGAAATGAGCAAGGAAACAGTTCCTGTAGCTAGAGTGGAAAGGATGAAGTTGTAA
- a CDS encoding 4-phosphopantoate--beta-alanine ligase, whose translation MDKAQDSTTRSIRGIVPENHPRRDSILLRERLVEAMEKEIVVPQGLIAHGRGECFDYLIGEKTRDFAQIAIEEAAALLITAKNPVLSVNGNTAALVPTQLVELANTIPAKLEVNLFYRDTVREIAIEKALRQAGAKEVLGVGEDASETIPELFSQRRRVSKRGIFSADVVLLALEDGDRTEALTRIGKKVIAIDLNPLSRTSMKATVTIVDNVTRAIPALKEKVMELKRDPERVNRILESYDNREVLRKAMRYMAERLNQLSLDL comes from the coding sequence ATGGATAAGGCACAGGATAGCACAACAAGGAGCATACGTGGAATAGTTCCGGAGAATCACCCCAGGAGAGACTCTATTCTTTTGAGGGAGAGACTGGTTGAAGCTATGGAAAAAGAAATTGTAGTTCCACAGGGACTCATAGCTCACGGGCGCGGAGAGTGTTTTGATTACCTTATTGGGGAGAAAACTAGGGACTTCGCGCAAATTGCCATCGAGGAGGCCGCTGCGTTACTGATCACTGCGAAAAACCCAGTTTTATCGGTCAATGGGAATACTGCAGCTCTAGTTCCCACGCAGTTAGTGGAACTCGCTAACACTATTCCGGCAAAATTAGAGGTAAACTTATTCTATAGAGATACTGTCAGGGAGATTGCAATAGAGAAAGCTCTACGGCAAGCCGGCGCTAAGGAGGTACTTGGAGTTGGGGAAGATGCGTCGGAGACTATACCTGAACTCTTCAGCCAGAGAAGACGAGTGAGCAAGAGAGGGATATTTTCGGCTGACGTCGTACTTCTTGCCCTTGAAGATGGGGATAGGACCGAAGCCTTAACCAGGATCGGTAAGAAGGTAATTGCTATTGACCTTAACCCTCTATCCAGGACATCCATGAAAGCCACGGTCACAATTGTGGATAACGTTACCCGTGCTATACCTGCACTCAAAGAGAAGGTTATGGAGCTCAAGAGAGATCCAGAGAGAGTGAACAGGATTCTTGAAAGCTATGACAACAGGGAGGTCCTAAGAAAAGCAATGAGATATATGGCCGAGAGATTGAATCAGCTTTCCTTGGACTTGTAG
- a CDS encoding YHS domain-containing protein: MKDPVCGEEISTTTYTYNYKGKTFYFCSPMCMAEFKKRPEKYAKS; this comes from the coding sequence TTGAAGGATCCCGTGTGTGGAGAGGAGATTTCAACAACTACTTATACATATAACTATAAGGGTAAGACGTTCTATTTCTGTAGCCCAATGTGTATGGCCGAATTTAAAAAAAGACCCGAGAAGTACGCTAAATCATGA
- a CDS encoding ABC transporter ATP-binding protein translates to MIEDSSAVSVTSLSRNINGKSVLDGISFAVFKGEVFGIIGPNGAGKTTTLRILSGIIIKYRGEVSIFGEKPTTARRKGYISYMPEDAFPYDRLTGIENLEFYAKIYSNGNKDLEREYLERGVKIASLQDRIYDKVAEYSRGMKRRLIIARTLMVNPKLAILDEPTSALDVESSVRIREVIRSMKGNTTLILSSHNLLEVEYMCDRVLMINNGRAIRLGKPKDIIQETGTQNLEESFIKLVGETQRSTIS, encoded by the coding sequence ATGATCGAGGACTCTTCTGCTGTCAGTGTTACATCCCTCTCTAGGAACATCAACGGTAAGAGTGTCCTTGATGGCATTAGCTTCGCAGTTTTCAAGGGGGAGGTCTTCGGAATTATTGGTCCCAATGGTGCAGGTAAAACAACGACCTTGAGGATTCTAAGCGGGATAATAATCAAGTATAGAGGGGAGGTAAGCATATTCGGTGAGAAACCGACTACTGCAAGAAGAAAGGGCTACATCTCCTATATGCCAGAGGACGCTTTTCCCTATGATAGGCTAACTGGAATAGAAAACCTCGAGTTCTACGCTAAGATCTACTCCAATGGCAATAAGGATCTGGAAAGAGAGTATCTAGAAAGAGGAGTGAAGATAGCCTCCTTACAGGACAGGATATATGACAAAGTCGCGGAATATAGCAGGGGAATGAAAAGGAGACTAATAATTGCCAGAACCCTCATGGTTAACCCAAAGTTGGCTATATTGGACGAACCCACTTCTGCTTTGGACGTTGAGTCATCGGTAAGAATAAGGGAGGTCATCAGGAGCATGAAGGGAAATACAACATTGATCCTCTCCTCCCATAACCTGCTGGAGGTAGAATATATGTGCGATAGGGTCCTGATGATAAATAACGGAAGGGCCATTAGACTTGGAAAGCCCAAAGATATTATCCAGGAAACAGGGACCCAAAACCTTGAGGAATCCTTCATAAAACTGGTAGGTGAAACCCAACGATCTACGATCTCTTGA
- a CDS encoding transposase, translated as MQGAINSLNELNGSSRSEPQFEGNINRGLGRGNIMEKVLHTEKDVLLKANGVFPWEKFRERLESLYRRKPKWDVILLFKTLLIKYVYDISWNNLEGEIRDSQKFREFLGEKVPPKSTVFLFYKKLHETVKGEEVMWTTLMVELNSALDEVIKRYQEKGFELQVGREKTTSTKSTT; from the coding sequence GTGCAGGGGGCAATAAATTCTCTGAACGAGTTGAACGGGTCGTCGAGGTCGGAACCTCAATTTGAGGGTAATATTAATAGGGGATTGGGTCGAGGTAATATCATGGAAAAGGTGCTCCATACCGAGAAGGACGTCCTGTTGAAGGCGAATGGGGTTTTCCCGTGGGAGAAGTTCAGGGAGAGGTTGGAGTCGCTCTACCGCAGAAAGCCCAAGTGGGACGTGATCCTGCTCTTCAAGACCCTCCTGATCAAGTACGTCTACGACATATCCTGGAACAACCTGGAGGGGGAGATAAGGGATAGTCAGAAGTTCAGGGAGTTCCTTGGGGAGAAGGTACCTCCCAAGAGCACGGTCTTCCTGTTCTACAAGAAGCTTCATGAGACCGTGAAGGGAGAGGAGGTCATGTGGACCACGCTCATGGTCGAGCTCAACTCGGCCCTCGATGAGGTCATAAAAAGGTACCAAGAGAAGGGCTTCGAACTGCAGGTGGGGAGAGAAAAAACGACGAGTACGAAGAGTACTACGTGA